A region of Candidatus Methylomirabilota bacterium DNA encodes the following proteins:
- a CDS encoding amino acid ABC transporter permease has translation MSNWDRFTDTFFNAKVMLKYLPDILSGVVVTIELALLIVVTGIAAGLALALLRSLAIRPLNWLIIFIVDLFRSLPPLVVIVLIYFGLPSVNLSPSGFVSTWLSLAFVLMAFSEEIFWAGITSVAKGQWEAARSTGLSFGQTLMNVVLPQAFRLTIPPLTNRTIAITKGTSLGTVVAVTEILGQASSAMSNSYNPSPLMMGAAAYIVLFLPVVVAARWVETKFAWKR, from the coding sequence TTGTCGAACTGGGACCGCTTCACCGATACGTTCTTCAACGCCAAGGTCATGCTCAAGTACCTGCCGGACATCCTGTCCGGCGTGGTGGTCACGATCGAGCTTGCCCTCCTCATCGTCGTCACGGGCATTGCCGCCGGCCTGGCACTGGCGCTGCTCAGAAGCCTCGCCATCCGGCCGCTCAACTGGCTGATCATCTTCATCGTCGACCTGTTCCGCTCGCTGCCGCCGCTGGTCGTCATCGTGCTGATCTATTTCGGCCTGCCCAGCGTCAACCTCTCGCCCTCTGGCTTCGTCTCCACCTGGCTGTCGCTCGCCTTCGTGCTGATGGCCTTCTCCGAGGAGATCTTCTGGGCCGGCATCACCTCGGTGGCCAAGGGCCAGTGGGAGGCCGCGCGCTCGACCGGCTTGTCGTTCGGCCAGACCCTGATGAACGTCGTGCTGCCGCAGGCATTCCGGCTGACCATCCCGCCGCTCACCAACCGCACCATCGCCATCACCAAGGGCACCTCGCTCGGCACCGTCGTCGCCGTCACCGAGATCCTGGGGCAGGCGAGCTCGGCGATGTCCAATTCCTACAATCCCTCGCCGCTGATGATGGGCGCCGCGGCCTACATCGTGCTGTTCCTCCCCGTCGTCGTGGCGGCCCGCTGGGTCGAGACCAAGTTCGCGTGGAAGCGATGA
- a CDS encoding amino acid ABC transporter permease → MIETFFNLEIIAASWPIVLAGLRNTVLLSLLVVPLGLFGGLILALLASVKHPAIRWPLMAWVDFFRAFPPLVLLILLFAGLPFAGLELSGFVCVAVAFFLNTGAYYGEILRAGIDSVPAGQVEAARSTGLSRLQAMAYVVLPQAVRNVLPDLLSNTLEVVKLTSLGSVVAVPELLYQARQAQSITYNPTPIVVAAIIYFLMLWPVVRLLSRLENRALAGR, encoded by the coding sequence ATGATCGAGACCTTCTTCAACCTGGAGATCATCGCCGCTTCCTGGCCGATCGTGCTGGCGGGGCTGAGGAACACCGTGCTGCTGTCGCTGCTCGTGGTGCCGCTCGGCCTGTTCGGCGGGCTGATCCTGGCGCTGCTGGCGAGCGTGAAGCATCCGGCGATCCGCTGGCCGCTGATGGCCTGGGTCGATTTCTTCCGCGCCTTTCCGCCCTTGGTGCTGCTTATCTTATTATTCGCCGGACTGCCGTTCGCAGGGCTGGAGCTGAGCGGCTTCGTCTGCGTGGCAGTCGCCTTCTTCCTCAACACCGGCGCCTACTACGGCGAGATCCTGAGGGCGGGAATCGATTCCGTGCCGGCCGGCCAGGTCGAGGCCGCGCGCTCCACCGGCCTCTCCCGCCTGCAGGCCATGGCCTACGTCGTGCTGCCCCAGGCGGTGCGCAACGTGCTGCCCGACCTGCTCTCCAACACGCTCGAGGTGGTGAAGCTCACCTCGCTCGGCAGCGTGGTGGCCGTGCCCGAACTCCTCTACCAGGCGCGTCAGGCGCAGAGCATCACCTACAACCCGACGCCCATCGTAGTGGCGGCGATCATCTACTTCCTGATGCTATGGCCCGTGGTGCGGCTCTTGAGCCGGCTGGAGAACCGCGCACTCGCCGGACGGTAG
- a CDS encoding type II toxin-antitoxin system Phd/YefM family antitoxin: protein MKVIPLSEAKAHLSEYAHRCHDEPVVVTVNGRPAFQLVPLKEGDDLIDRLVEHHPGFRQLLQRRLRERSVPAAVAAHRLAPRRAARPRSRP from the coding sequence ATGAAAGTGATCCCACTTAGTGAAGCAAAAGCGCACCTGAGTGAATACGCTCATCGCTGCCATGACGAACCGGTGGTAGTGACCGTCAACGGAAGACCCGCGTTCCAACTCGTGCCGCTGAAGGAGGGTGACGATTTGATCGATCGGCTCGTCGAGCACCACCCGGGATTCCGTCAGCTGCTGCAGCGGCGACTGCGCGAGCGGAGCGTCCCGGCGGCGGTCGCCGCGCACCGGCTCGCGCCACGGCGCGCGGCCCGGCCGCGCTCGCGTCCCTGA